The Deltaproteobacteria bacterium genome contains the following window.
CCTGACGGGCGACCAGATCAAGGTGCTTGCCGATCTGCCGAGCAAGGACGTGCTCATCGCGAAACTGCTTTCGCTCATGGTGGCCGTGCAGACACAACTGGTCACCGTCCTCAGCGCCGTTCCGAGGAGCTTCGTACAGGTCCTTGAAGCCTATCGGGTGAAAAGAGAAGAATCTGAGAATTAACACATACAGGAAGGAAGATGGAAAATGGCAAAGATCACGAAGGAAGACGTAATCAAGTTTATCGAGGAAATGACGGTCATCGAACTGTCGGAACTGGTAAAGGAACTGGAAGAAAAATTCGGTGTTTCCGCGGCGGCGCCCGTGGCGGTTGCGGCGGCCGGTGCGGCCCCGGCGGCCGGTGCGGCTGCGGCGGCGGAAGAGAAGACCGAGTTTGACGTTATTCTCACCGGGTACGGTGACCAGAAGATCCAGGTCATCAAGGTCGCCCGCGCCGTGACAGGTCTCGGGCTGAAAGAGGCCAAGGACCTCGTCGAGGGCGTTCCGAAACCGGTGAAAGAGGGTGTCTCCAAACAGGAAGCTGAAGATATTAAGGCGAAACTTGAAGAAGTAGGCGCCACCGTTGAGATCAAGTAACGAGGAAACGATACCCATCTACATCAAAAAAATGAGCTGCGGCTCAGAATAAGGGTTGTGATGGATACAATCAGAAAGAATTTCGGTCGGATCAAGAAGATCGTTGAGATCCCGAATCTCATCGAGATTCAGAAAAAGTCATATGCAAAATTCCTGCAGGCCGATGTGTCCCCGGAAAAGCGGAGCAATGTCGGCCTTCAGGGGGCCTTCAAGAGCGTCTTTCCCATCGTCGATTTCGGCGGGAAGTGCTCTCTGGAGTTCATCAGTTACAAGATCGGCACCCCCCGGTATGACGTACGGGAGTGTACCGAAAAGGGTATGACCTTCAACGCACCGCTGCGCATCGTGGTGCGGCTCGTTGTGTTTGACAGCAACCGGGGAAGCGAACAGCGGACCATCCGGGACATGAAAGAGCAGGAGATCTACTTCGGCGAGATACCGCTCATGACGGAGAACGGTACCTTCAATATCAACGGTACCGAGCGGGTCATCGTGAGCCAGCTCCACCGCTCGCCGGGCATCTTTTTTGATCATGACAAGGGGAAGACCCACGCGAGCGGCAAGCTCATCTATTCCGCCCGCATCATCCCCATCCGCGGTTCCTGGCTGGACCTGGAGTTCGACCCCAAGGACATTCTCTATGCCCGGATCGACCGGCGGCGGAAGATGCCCGTCACGATCCTCCTGAAGGCGATGGGGTATTCCGCCGGGGACCTCATGCGGTACTTCTACAACGTGGAGACGGTGGTGAACCGCGAAGGCCGGTTCTTCCTCGTCGTTGACGATGCCCTCGTCGGTGAGAAGGCGCCCGAGGACATCAAGGAGCCCAAGTCGGAGGAGTCCCTCGTCAAGAAGGGCCGGAAGATCACCAAGGTGGCCCTGAAGAAGATGGTCGACGCGGGCCTGAAGCATATAGAAGTTCCTGAGGATTACGTGGTGGGAAAGGTCCTCGCCGCCGACGTGAAGGACCCCGGAACGGACGAGTCCTTCATGAAGTGCAACGATGAGATCACCGCCGAGGGGGCGCAGCAGCTCATCGAGAAGGGGGTGAAGGAAGTTCATCTCATTCAGCTCGATGAGGAAGGGGTGAACGCCTACATCAGGAACACCATGCTCCTGGAGCGGATCGACAGCGAAGAGGAAGCGATCATTGATATCTACCGTCGGCTGCGGCCCAGCAATCCCCCGACCCTCGAAACGGCCCAGAAGTTCTTCAACAGCCTCTTTTTCAACGCCGACACCTACGACCTCTCCGACGTGGGACGGGCGAAGATCAATTACAAACTTCGCCTGAAGGACGTTCCCACGGACATCTGCGTGCTGCGGAAAGAGGACGTGATGGATGCCGTCAAGTACCTTATCAATCTCAAGAACAACATCGGCGATTACAGCGTCGACGACATCGACCATCTGGGCAACCGGAGGATCCGTTCCGTGGGTGAGCTGATAGAGAATCAGTACCGGATCGGCCTGGTGCGGATGGAACGGGCCATCAAGGAAAAGATGAGCCTGCTCGACGTGGAGACGATGATGCCCCACGACCTGGTGAACGCCAAGCCCGTCACGGCCGTTGTCAATGAGTTCTTCGGGAGCAGCCAGCTCTCGCAATTCATGGATCAGACGAACCCCCTGTCGGAGGTCACCCACAAGCGGCGTCTTTCCGCCCTGGGCCCCGGCGGCCTGACGCGCGAGCGGGCGGGGTTCGAGGTCAGGGACGTTCATAATACCCATTACGGCCGTGTCTGCCCCGTGGAAACCCCGGAAGGTCCCAATATCGGCCTGATCGTTTCACTGAGCACCTATGCCCGTGTCAACGAGTTCGGCTTCATCGAGACGCCCTCGGTCATCGTGAAGGACGGCAAGGTGGGCAGCGAGATCGTCTATCTCACCGCCATCGAGGAGGAGGACCACGTCATCGCCCAGGCCGACAGCAAGCTCGACTGGCAGGGACGGTTCACGGAGCTTCTGGTAACGGCGAAAAAGGGCGGCGATTACGTCACCGTCGATCCCACTGAGATCACCCTGATGGACGTGTCACCGAATCAGCTCGTCAGTGTCGCCGCCGGCCTCATACCGTTCCTCGAGCACGACGACGCGAACCGGGCCCTCATGGGTTCAAACATGCAACGCCAGGCGGTTCCGCTCATGAAGCCGGAAGCGCCGCTGGTGGGAACGGGAATGGAAGGCGTGGTGGCCCGTGATTCCGGTACGGTCATCGTGGCGGAACGCTCAGGTCTCATCGAGGACGTCGACGCCTCGCGGATCGTCATCAAGTGCGACGACGGCGAGGGCGACCTGTCCGGAACGGGCGTGGACATCTACAATCTCATCAAGTACCGGCGGACGAACCAGAATACCTGTTTCAACCACAAACCCATCGTTACGCGGGGAGACCGGGTCAAACGGGGCGACGTCATCGCCGACGGCTCGTCCACCGACAGCGGCGAGCTGGCGCTGGGGCGTAACGTCCTCGTGGCGTTCATGTCCTGGGGTGGTTACAATTTTGAGGATTCCATCCTGGTGAGCGAGCGCATCGTCAAGGACGATATCTACACGTCGGTCCACATCGAAGAGTTCGAGACCGTGGCCCGGGATACGAAGCTCGGCAAGGAAGAGATAACCAAGGACATCCCGAATGTCGGCGAGGAGGCCCTGCGGAACCTCGATGAGAGCGGCATCGTCCGGATGGGCGTTTCCGTGAAGGCCGGCGACATCCTCGTGGGCAAGGTGACGCCCAAGGGTGAGACGCAGCTCTCGCCTGAGGAGAAACTGCTGCGGGCCATCTTCGGTGAAAAGGCGGGTGATGTCCGCGATACCTCGTTGCGCGTACCGCCCGGCGTCGAAGGCACGGTGATCGACGCGAAGATATTCAGCCGGAAAGGTGCCGACAAGGACGCGCGGTCACAGAAGCTCGAGGATGAGGATATCGCCGCGCTTCTGAAGGACCGTGACGACGAGAAAAAGATCATTACGGAAAACGTCAAGAAAAAGGTCGCTGAAATGCTCATCAGCAAGACCGTCGTGTCGCGCCTGATGGACACGAAGAAACGGAAGATCCTGATCAAGAAGGGCGAGGTTATCACCGACGAACTTCTGAAGAAGACCCCCTTCGAATTCTGGAAGGAGATCGCCCTTGACGACGCGGATGCGGAAGAGCGCTTGAAACGGATCTGCAGGAACCTCGACGACAAGATAGATGTGATAGACAATTTCTTCGCCGAGCGGATCGAAAAGGTCAAAATGGGCGATGAGCTGCCGCCGGGCGTCATCAAGCTGGTCAAGGTCTACGTGGCGATCAAGCGGAAGCTTTCCGTGGGCGACAAGATGGCGGGACGGCACGGGAACAAGGGTGTTCTTTCCCGCATCCTTCCCGAGGAGGACATGCCCTTCTTTGAAGACGGGACACCCGTGGACATCATTCTGAACCCCCTTGGCGTTCCTTCCCGCATGAACGTGGGCCAGATCCTGGAAACGCACCTGGGGTGGGCTGCCAAGAAGCTGGGAGAGGATGTGCAGCGGCTTCTGGAAGAACGTTTCAGCGTCAAGAAAATAAAAGAAGAGCTGAAGAAGCTGTACAACACTGATGAGTTCTCCCGCTTTGTGGACGGCATGAACGAGGGCGAGTTGAAGCGGTTCGTGTCGAAACTCAAAAGTGGTATTCCCATGGCATCTCCCGTTTTCGACGGGGCCAAGGAAGGCGAGATCAAGGAAATGCTGAAGATGTCGTCCCTTCCCGAGGTAGGGCAGGTCAGACTCTATGATGGGCGGACAGGTGAGCCCTTCGACCAGCAGATCACGGTGGGCATGATCTACATGCTCAAGCTCCACCACCTGGTCGATGACAAGATCCATGCCCGGTCAATCGGTCCCTATTCGCTGGTGACCCAGCAGCCGCTGGGCGGGAAGGCCCAGTTCGGCGGGCAGCGTCTCGGCGAGATGGAGGTCTGGGCCATCGAGGCCTACGGAGCGGCCTATTCATTGCAGGAATTTCTCACCGTCAAGTCTGATGACGTGGCGGGGAGAACAAGAATGTACGAGTCAATTGTTAAGGGCGATCATACACTGGAACCGGGGTTGCCGGAGTCGTTCAATGTCCTCGTAAAGGAATTGCAGGGTCTCGGTATCGATGTGGAAATGATAGAGGACGCCTGAGATACCGATGATCGGCCCTCAAGGAAAACGATACTATAAAGGGAGTTGAATCCAGTGGAAGATATTTACGGATTTTTTGAGAAACCCAAGGATCCCATACGGTTCAATGCCGTGCGGGTGTCCCTCGCCTCGCCGGAAAAGATCATGTCCTGGTCACACGGCGAAGTGAAAAAACCTGAAACGATCAATTACCGGACCTTCAAGCCCGAGCGGGACGGCCTGTTCTGCGCGAAGATATTCGGTCCCGTGAAGGATTACGAGTGCCTCTGTGGCAGGTACAAGCGGATGAAGCACCGGGGCATGGTGTGCGAGAAATGCGGTGTCGAGGTCATTCAGTCGAAGGTCCGCCGGGTCAGGATGGGGCACATCGTCCTGGCGGCGCCGGTGGCCCATATCTGGTTTCTGAAGAGCCTCCCCAGCAGGATCGGAAATGTTCTGGATCTCACCCTGAAACAGTTGGAAAAGGTCCTCTATTTCGAATCGTGGATCGTTCTCGATCCCAAGGATACGCCCCTCGGCAAGAAGGACCTTCTGACCGAGGAAGAATATATCGAGGCCCGTGAGCAGTACGGTTCCGACAGCTTCAAGGCGGGGATCGGCGCCGAGGCCATCCGGACCCTGCTGGAAGAGATCGATCTCGAGGAGATGGATAAGGAACTGCGGGTGGAACTGGATGACGCCCATTCCGAGACGAAGAGAAAGAAGATCGTCAAGCGGCTGAAAGTGACCGAGTCCCTCAAGAAGTCGGGCAACCGGCCGGAGTGGATGATCCTGACGGTCCTTCCCGTCATACCGCCCGACCTGCGGCCCCTCGTTCCCCTAGACGGCGGCCGATTCGCCACGTCGGACCTCAACGACCTGTACCGGCGGGTCATCAACAGGAACAACCGCCTGAAACGGCTCCTCGAGCTCAACGCGCCGGAGATCATTATCCGCAACGAGAAACGCATGCTCCAGGAAGCGGTGGACGTCCTCTTCGACAACGGCCGGCGGGGGCGGGCCGTGACGGGTTCCAATAAACGTCCCCTGCGGTCCCTGTCGGACATGCTCAAGGGAAAGCAGGGCCGATTCCGGCAGAACCTGCTCGGCAAGCGGGTCGACTACTCGGGACGGTCCGTTATCACCGTCGGTCCCGACCTTCGGCTCCATCAGTGCGGGCTTCCGAAGAAAATGGCCCTGGAGCTCTTCAAGCCTTTCATCTACAACCGGCTCGAGGCAAAGGGCTTCGTTACCACGGTAAAGAGCGCGAAAAAGATGGTCGAGCGCGAAGACCCCCAGGTCTGGGACGCCCTTGACGAGGTCGTCCGGGAGTACCCCGTGCTCCTGAACCGTGCTCCCACGCTCCACCGGCTCGGTATCCAGGCATTTGAACCCGTCCTGATCGAGGGAAAGGCGATCCAGCTGCACCCGCTGGTATGCGCGGCATTCAACGCCGACTTCGACGGCGACCAGATGGCCGTTCACGTCCCCCTGTCCATTGAATCCCAGGTCGAGGCCCGGTGCCTGATGATGTCCACGAACAACATCCTTTCGCCGGCTCACGGGAAACCGATCATCGTTCCCAGCCAGGACATCGTACTGGGGATCTATTACATGACGAGGTCCAAGGAATTCGCCCGCGGGGAAAGCATGGTCTTTTCCGACCCTGAGGAGGTCCGGTGCGCCTTTGATGCCGATGCCGTCGAGCTCCATGCCAAGATCCGGGTCCGGATGAACGGCGGGCTGGTGGATACCACCGTCGGCCGGGTGCTCCTCTATGAGGTCATTCCGAAGGAGATTCCCTTTGAATTCATCAACCGGGTCATGAACAAAAAAGAACTGGCCAATCTCATCGATCACACTTA
Protein-coding sequences here:
- the rpoB gene encoding DNA-directed RNA polymerase subunit beta; translated protein: MDTIRKNFGRIKKIVEIPNLIEIQKKSYAKFLQADVSPEKRSNVGLQGAFKSVFPIVDFGGKCSLEFISYKIGTPRYDVRECTEKGMTFNAPLRIVVRLVVFDSNRGSEQRTIRDMKEQEIYFGEIPLMTENGTFNINGTERVIVSQLHRSPGIFFDHDKGKTHASGKLIYSARIIPIRGSWLDLEFDPKDILYARIDRRRKMPVTILLKAMGYSAGDLMRYFYNVETVVNREGRFFLVVDDALVGEKAPEDIKEPKSEESLVKKGRKITKVALKKMVDAGLKHIEVPEDYVVGKVLAADVKDPGTDESFMKCNDEITAEGAQQLIEKGVKEVHLIQLDEEGVNAYIRNTMLLERIDSEEEAIIDIYRRLRPSNPPTLETAQKFFNSLFFNADTYDLSDVGRAKINYKLRLKDVPTDICVLRKEDVMDAVKYLINLKNNIGDYSVDDIDHLGNRRIRSVGELIENQYRIGLVRMERAIKEKMSLLDVETMMPHDLVNAKPVTAVVNEFFGSSQLSQFMDQTNPLSEVTHKRRLSALGPGGLTRERAGFEVRDVHNTHYGRVCPVETPEGPNIGLIVSLSTYARVNEFGFIETPSVIVKDGKVGSEIVYLTAIEEEDHVIAQADSKLDWQGRFTELLVTAKKGGDYVTVDPTEITLMDVSPNQLVSVAAGLIPFLEHDDANRALMGSNMQRQAVPLMKPEAPLVGTGMEGVVARDSGTVIVAERSGLIEDVDASRIVIKCDDGEGDLSGTGVDIYNLIKYRRTNQNTCFNHKPIVTRGDRVKRGDVIADGSSTDSGELALGRNVLVAFMSWGGYNFEDSILVSERIVKDDIYTSVHIEEFETVARDTKLGKEEITKDIPNVGEEALRNLDESGIVRMGVSVKAGDILVGKVTPKGETQLSPEEKLLRAIFGEKAGDVRDTSLRVPPGVEGTVIDAKIFSRKGADKDARSQKLEDEDIAALLKDRDDEKKIITENVKKKVAEMLISKTVVSRLMDTKKRKILIKKGEVITDELLKKTPFEFWKEIALDDADAEERLKRICRNLDDKIDVIDNFFAERIEKVKMGDELPPGVIKLVKVYVAIKRKLSVGDKMAGRHGNKGVLSRILPEEDMPFFEDGTPVDIILNPLGVPSRMNVGQILETHLGWAAKKLGEDVQRLLEERFSVKKIKEELKKLYNTDEFSRFVDGMNEGELKRFVSKLKSGIPMASPVFDGAKEGEIKEMLKMSSLPEVGQVRLYDGRTGEPFDQQITVGMIYMLKLHHLVDDKIHARSIGPYSLVTQQPLGGKAQFGGQRLGEMEVWAIEAYGAAYSLQEFLTVKSDDVAGRTRMYESIVKGDHTLEPGLPESFNVLVKELQGLGIDVEMIEDA
- the rplL gene encoding 50S ribosomal protein L7/L12, which codes for MAKITKEDVIKFIEEMTVIELSELVKELEEKFGVSAAAPVAVAAAGAAPAAGAAAAAEEKTEFDVILTGYGDQKIQVIKVARAVTGLGLKEAKDLVEGVPKPVKEGVSKQEAEDIKAKLEEVGATVEIK